A portion of the Stella humosa genome contains these proteins:
- the ispG gene encoding flavodoxin-dependent (E)-4-hydroxy-3-methylbut-2-enyl-diphosphate synthase: MTVRAYREIQRRKSRQVMVGAVPVGGDAPITVQSMTNTPTSDAAATIAQVQALEEAGADIVRVSCPDVESTAALKAIVRAAKVPIVADIHFHYKRAIEAAEAGAACLRINPGNIGSAARVREVVKAARDHGCSMRIGVNAGSLERHLLEKYGEPCPEAMVESALDHARILEDNDFREFKISCKASDVFLAVAAYQQLADACDYPLHLGITEAGGLRGGTVKSAIGMGSLLWAGIGDTIRVSLSADPVEEIKAGFEILKSLGLRRRGVTVISCPSCARQQFDVIRTVEILEERLAHITTPMTLSVIGCVVNGPGEARETDLGFTGGGNNTHQVYVAGVPHHRLKDAGIVDHLVEMVEKKVAEIEAAKAAETAAQVEPADAAAS, from the coding sequence ATGACCGTTCGCGCCTATCGCGAGATTCAACGCCGCAAGTCCCGTCAGGTCATGGTTGGCGCCGTGCCCGTGGGCGGCGACGCGCCGATCACCGTGCAGTCGATGACCAACACGCCGACCTCGGACGCCGCGGCCACCATCGCCCAGGTGCAGGCGCTGGAGGAGGCGGGCGCCGACATCGTGCGCGTGTCCTGCCCCGACGTGGAATCGACCGCGGCCCTGAAGGCGATCGTGCGCGCCGCCAAGGTGCCGATCGTGGCCGACATCCACTTCCACTATAAGCGCGCGATCGAGGCGGCGGAGGCGGGTGCGGCCTGCCTGCGCATCAATCCCGGCAACATCGGCAGTGCGGCCCGCGTGCGCGAGGTGGTAAAGGCGGCCCGCGACCATGGCTGCTCCATGCGCATCGGCGTCAATGCCGGCAGCCTGGAGCGCCACCTGCTCGAGAAGTACGGCGAGCCTTGCCCGGAGGCTATGGTCGAGAGCGCGCTCGACCACGCCCGCATCCTGGAGGACAACGACTTCCGGGAGTTCAAGATTTCCTGCAAGGCGTCCGACGTGTTCCTGGCCGTCGCCGCCTACCAACAGTTGGCCGACGCCTGCGACTATCCGCTGCACCTGGGCATCACCGAGGCGGGCGGCCTGCGCGGCGGCACGGTGAAGTCCGCGATCGGCATGGGATCGCTCCTGTGGGCCGGCATCGGCGACACCATCCGCGTGTCGCTGTCGGCCGACCCGGTGGAGGAGATCAAGGCCGGCTTCGAGATCCTGAAGTCGCTCGGCCTGCGCCGCCGGGGCGTCACCGTCATCTCGTGCCCGTCCTGTGCCCGCCAGCAGTTCGACGTGATCCGCACGGTCGAGATCCTGGAAGAGCGTCTGGCCCACATCACCACGCCGATGACGCTGTCGGTGATCGGCTGCGTCGTGAACGGCCCGGGCGAGGCGCGCGAGACCGACCTTGGCTTCACCGGCGGCGGCAACAACACCCACCAGGTCTATGTCGCGGGCGTCCCGCACCATCGCCTGAAGGATGCCGGCATCGTCGACCACCTGGTCGAGATGGTCGAGAAGAAGGTGGCCGAGATCGAGGCGGCTAAGGCCGCCGAGACCGCCGCCCAGGTCGAGCCGGCGGACGCCGCCGCAAGCTGA
- a CDS encoding DUF4115 domain-containing protein, with protein sequence MVRRFKQETSSVDNRTELVFPEPTSETNVPGGAILLISLVLAVVGYTGWFYMTEREDVRPELVAAVPSHLAAPMASIALPAGGRSQSPASLTEMPPAPTREVLARFSPEVVVSPPSDAADAARRAAATARMDATPPAWMPPQPPAPAQPVRSAMEAQAATVAPRAEPEVQRMFGATSPDSRVVVRAVADSWIQVHDADSNLLMTRVLRPGEGYRVPDRRGVTMRTGNAGGLEIYVDGRVVPSIGPIGGVRRNVALDAERLIAGSAVPE encoded by the coding sequence ATGGTGCGCCGCTTCAAGCAGGAAACCTCCAGCGTCGACAACCGGACCGAGCTGGTCTTTCCTGAGCCGACTTCAGAAACCAATGTACCTGGCGGCGCCATCCTGTTGATTTCGCTGGTCTTGGCCGTCGTCGGCTATACCGGCTGGTTCTACATGACCGAGCGCGAGGATGTGCGCCCGGAGCTCGTCGCGGCCGTGCCGTCGCACCTGGCCGCGCCGATGGCGTCCATCGCCCTGCCGGCCGGCGGACGCTCGCAGTCGCCGGCGTCGCTGACCGAGATGCCGCCGGCACCCACCCGCGAGGTGCTGGCCCGCTTCTCGCCCGAGGTGGTCGTCAGCCCGCCCAGCGATGCCGCCGATGCTGCCCGCCGGGCCGCGGCCACGGCGCGCATGGATGCCACGCCGCCGGCCTGGATGCCGCCGCAGCCGCCCGCACCGGCCCAGCCCGTGCGCTCGGCCATGGAGGCACAGGCCGCGACCGTGGCGCCGCGCGCCGAGCCCGAGGTCCAGCGGATGTTCGGCGCCACCAGCCCCGACAGCCGGGTCGTCGTGCGCGCCGTGGCGGACTCGTGGATCCAGGTGCACGACGCCGACAGCAACCTGCTGATGACCCGGGTGCTGCGCCCGGGCGAGGGCTATCGCGTGCCCGATCGCCGCGGCGTGACGATGCGCACGGGCAATGCCGGTGGCCTGGAAATCTATGTCGACGGTCGCGTCGTGCCCTCCATCGGGCCGATCGGCGGCGTCCGTCGCAACGTGGCGCTCGACGCCGAGCGCCTGATCGCGGGCTCCGCCGTTCCGGAATAG
- a CDS encoding PLDc N-terminal domain-containing protein, giving the protein MTIELAAGGGILGIIYFILLIWSLYHIIQSNRGFLAKLVWIAIVLIFPILGWLAVVLLGPRAGR; this is encoded by the coding sequence ATGACGATCGAACTGGCAGCCGGGGGCGGCATCCTCGGCATCATCTATTTCATCCTGCTGATCTGGTCGCTCTACCACATCATCCAGAGCAACCGCGGCTTCCTGGCCAAGCTCGTCTGGATCGCCATCGTGCTGATATTTCCCATCCTGGGATGGCTGGCCGTCGTCCTGCTGGGGCCGCGCGCGGGACGCTGA
- a CDS encoding aspartate kinase, with product MARIVQKFGGTSVADVDRIKNVALRVKREVDAGHEVAVVVSAMAGTTNQLVDWSRAISRLHDAREYDAVVASGEQVTAGLLAMALQDLGVNARSWLGWQIPLRTDGVHGKARIEGIDTGLMLERIASGQVPVIAGFQGLGPDNRITTLGRGGSDTSAVALAAALKADRCDIFTDVDGVYTTDPRIVAKARKLDKITYEEMLEMASQGAKVLQTRSVEMAMKHGVRVQVLSSFVDLPGTLVVDEEEIVEQEIVSGIAYSRDEAKITLVRVADRPGVAAAIFGPLADASVNVDMIVQNVSEDGKTTDLTFTVTKADLDRAVKVLEDNRGQLGYEDLKSDADVVKISVIGVGMRSHAGVAQKMFKALAEKGINIMVISTSEIKVSVLVAEDYTELALRSLHSAYGLDAA from the coding sequence ATGGCGCGAATCGTCCAGAAATTCGGCGGCACCTCCGTCGCCGATGTCGACCGGATCAAGAATGTCGCCCTGCGCGTGAAGCGCGAGGTCGATGCGGGCCACGAGGTGGCCGTGGTCGTCTCGGCGATGGCCGGCACCACCAACCAGCTCGTCGACTGGTCGCGCGCGATCTCGCGCCTGCACGACGCCCGCGAGTACGACGCCGTCGTCGCATCCGGCGAGCAGGTGACGGCCGGCCTGCTGGCGATGGCCTTGCAGGACCTCGGCGTCAACGCCCGCTCCTGGCTCGGCTGGCAGATCCCGCTGCGCACGGACGGCGTCCACGGCAAGGCACGCATCGAGGGGATCGACACCGGGCTGATGCTGGAGCGGATCGCCAGCGGCCAGGTGCCGGTGATCGCCGGCTTCCAGGGGCTGGGACCCGACAATCGCATCACCACGCTGGGCCGCGGCGGCTCCGACACCTCGGCGGTGGCATTGGCGGCAGCCCTGAAGGCCGACCGCTGCGATATCTTCACCGATGTCGACGGGGTCTACACGACCGACCCGCGTATCGTTGCGAAGGCCCGCAAGCTCGATAAGATCACCTACGAAGAAATGCTGGAGATGGCGTCGCAGGGCGCCAAGGTGCTCCAGACCCGGTCGGTCGAGATGGCGATGAAGCACGGTGTCCGCGTGCAGGTATTGTCCAGCTTCGTCGACCTGCCGGGCACGCTGGTCGTGGACGAGGAAGAGATCGTGGAACAGGAAATCGTCAGCGGGATCGCCTACAGCCGGGACGAGGCGAAGATCACCCTGGTGCGCGTGGCCGACCGGCCGGGCGTCGCCGCCGCCATCTTCGGGCCGCTCGCCGACGCGTCCGTCAATGTCGACATGATCGTGCAGAACGTGTCGGAAGACGGCAAGACCACCGACCTCACCTTCACCGTCACCAAGGCCGACCTCGACCGCGCCGTGAAAGTGCTGGAGGATAATCGTGGCCAGCTCGGCTATGAGGACCTGAAGAGCGATGCCGACGTCGTCAAGATCTCGGTCATCGGCGTCGGCATGCGCAGCCATGCCGGCGTCGCCCAGAAGATGTTCAAGGCGCTGGCCGAGAAGGGCATCAACATCATGGTGATCTCCACCTCCGAGATCAAAGTGAGCGTGCTCGTGGCCGAGGACTATACCGAACTGGCTCTTCGCTCCCTCCACAGCGCCTACGGGCTGGACGCCGCCTGA
- the ptsP gene encoding phosphoenolpyruvate--protein phosphotransferase, whose product METAGGASGSRRLLRRLRDLMASGGTAQERLDRIVTLIAGEMVAEVCSCYIRRAGEVLELFATEGLRPEAVHRTRLRVGEGLVGDIAAHARPLALAQAQTHPQFAYRPETGEEVYHSLMGVPILRGGNVHGVLVVQNRTQRAYTEEESETLQTVAMVLAELVASGDLVNPIELAPAEGAGMLPTRFEGTKLVAGLAMGQAVLHEPRIVIRRIVAEDPAVELDRLREALARMQSALDALLAADDVMAGGEHKDILETYRMFAEDRGWIQRIREAIRGGLTAEAAVQKVQDDTRVRMHTITDPYLRERLLDLQDLTNRLLQHLAGEDGGPGELPADAIVIARTMGPAELLDYDRSRLRGLVLEEGSQTAHVTIVARALDIPVVGGAEDIIARVEPGDLVLVDGVNGQVLLRPGEDVQQRFVEGMRARAQQQAAYAAIRDLPAETLDGQRVALHLNAGLLIDLPQLDATGADGVGLYRTEIPFMVRASFPDVAAQTGIYRGVLYQAGERPVTFRTLDVGGDKRLPYLPPSQDENPALGWRAIRMSLDRPAMLSHQLRALLTAADGHLLRVMFPMVAEVAELEAARTILERERRRLAERGVAPARIEVGVMMEVPSLAFQLDALLPRIDFLSVGSNDLMQFLFACDRGNPKVSGRYDVLSPPALTFLKRLTDACAAGGVPLAVCGEMAARPLEAMALVGLGIRVLSMPAASVGPVKTMVRSLRSAPLASYLERHMASATRSLRNQLKAFAQDHGVIVE is encoded by the coding sequence ATGGAAACGGCCGGCGGCGCGTCGGGGTCTCGCCGGCTCCTGCGCCGCCTGCGCGACCTGATGGCCAGCGGCGGCACGGCCCAGGAACGGCTCGACCGCATCGTCACCCTGATCGCCGGCGAGATGGTGGCCGAGGTCTGCTCCTGCTACATCCGCCGCGCCGGCGAGGTGCTGGAGCTGTTCGCGACCGAGGGGCTGCGGCCCGAGGCCGTCCACCGCACCCGCCTGCGTGTCGGCGAGGGGCTGGTCGGCGACATCGCCGCCCATGCCCGCCCCCTGGCGCTGGCCCAGGCCCAGACCCACCCGCAGTTCGCCTACCGCCCGGAGACGGGCGAGGAGGTCTATCACTCGCTGATGGGCGTGCCGATCCTGCGCGGCGGCAATGTCCATGGCGTGCTGGTGGTGCAGAACCGCACCCAGCGCGCCTATACCGAGGAAGAGTCCGAGACCCTCCAGACCGTCGCCATGGTGCTGGCCGAGCTGGTGGCGTCGGGCGATCTCGTGAACCCGATCGAGCTGGCGCCGGCCGAGGGTGCGGGCATGCTGCCTACCCGCTTCGAGGGCACGAAGCTGGTGGCGGGCCTCGCCATGGGCCAGGCCGTGCTGCACGAGCCGCGCATCGTCATCCGCCGCATCGTCGCCGAGGACCCGGCCGTCGAGCTCGACCGGCTGCGCGAGGCGCTGGCGCGCATGCAGTCGGCGCTCGACGCCCTGCTGGCGGCCGACGACGTGATGGCCGGCGGCGAGCACAAGGACATCCTGGAGACCTATCGGATGTTCGCCGAGGACCGCGGCTGGATCCAGCGCATCCGCGAGGCGATCCGCGGCGGCCTGACGGCGGAGGCCGCCGTCCAGAAGGTGCAGGACGACACGCGTGTGCGCATGCACACGATCACCGACCCCTACCTGCGCGAGCGCCTGCTCGACCTGCAGGACCTGACCAACCGGCTGCTGCAGCATCTGGCGGGCGAGGATGGCGGGCCGGGCGAGCTGCCGGCCGACGCCATCGTCATCGCCCGCACGATGGGCCCGGCGGAGCTGCTGGACTATGACCGCAGCCGGCTGCGCGGGCTGGTGCTGGAGGAGGGGTCGCAGACCGCCCACGTCACCATCGTCGCCCGCGCGCTCGACATTCCCGTGGTCGGCGGTGCCGAGGACATCATCGCCCGCGTCGAGCCGGGCGACCTGGTGCTGGTCGACGGCGTCAACGGCCAGGTGCTGCTGCGCCCGGGCGAGGACGTGCAGCAGCGCTTCGTCGAGGGCATGCGCGCGCGTGCCCAGCAGCAGGCGGCCTATGCCGCCATCCGCGACCTGCCGGCCGAGACGCTGGACGGGCAGCGGGTGGCGCTGCACCTCAATGCCGGGCTGCTGATCGACCTGCCGCAACTGGACGCGACCGGCGCCGACGGCGTCGGGCTCTACCGCACCGAGATCCCGTTCATGGTGCGCGCCAGCTTTCCCGACGTGGCGGCCCAGACCGGCATCTATCGCGGTGTGCTCTACCAGGCGGGCGAGCGCCCGGTGACCTTCCGCACGCTGGATGTGGGCGGCGACAAGCGGCTGCCCTACCTGCCGCCCTCGCAGGACGAGAACCCGGCGCTGGGCTGGCGGGCCATCCGCATGTCGCTCGACCGGCCGGCGATGCTCAGCCACCAACTGCGCGCTCTGCTGACCGCGGCCGATGGGCACCTGCTGCGGGTCATGTTCCCGATGGTGGCCGAGGTGGCCGAGCTGGAGGCCGCCCGCACCATCCTGGAGCGCGAGCGCCGCCGGCTGGCCGAGCGCGGGGTGGCCCCGGCCCGGATCGAGGTCGGCGTGATGATGGAGGTGCCGAGCCTGGCCTTCCAGCTCGATGCCCTGCTGCCGCGCATCGACTTCCTGTCGGTCGGCTCCAACGACCTGATGCAGTTCCTTTTCGCCTGCGACCGGGGCAATCCCAAGGTGTCGGGCCGCTACGACGTGCTGTCGCCACCGGCGCTGACCTTCCTGAAACGGCTGACGGATGCGTGCGCCGCGGGCGGCGTGCCGCTTGCCGTCTGCGGCGAAATGGCCGCCCGGCCGCTGGAGGCCATGGCGCTTGTCGGTCTCGGCATACGCGTGTTATCGATGCCCGCGGCCTCCGTCGGTCCGGTGAAGACGATGGTGCGCAGCCTGCGATCGGCGCCGCTCGCGTCCTACCTTGAGCGCCACATGGCTTCGGCCACTCGCAGTTTGCGCAATCAATTGAAGGCCTTCGCGCAAGACCATGGCGTGATCGTCGAATAG
- a CDS encoding class I SAM-dependent methyltransferase gives MSRPADGSANWGKASRQWSSVGSPLRPCAEDVAFTEAAIDRQFGQTGRPPAAVLLGVTPELAACRWPAGTRLTAVDNSRAMIDALWPAPGVPDGAAVLCADWRGMPLAAGSIDIAVGDGCFSAAPFPDAGTICREIRRVLRPGGLLSIRLFTRPERPETVDGLREAIAAGTVGNVHALKWRVAALVQPRIEAGARLGDIWDLFQQLAPAIAPFAGQPGWRADELATLDRYRDNDLRFYFPTLEEFRAVSAPWLEEVGRGHGTYPLAERCPTLLLRAN, from the coding sequence GTGAGCCGGCCGGCGGACGGGTCGGCCAACTGGGGTAAGGCCAGCCGGCAATGGTCGAGCGTCGGCTCGCCGCTGCGCCCTTGCGCGGAGGATGTGGCGTTCACCGAGGCCGCGATCGACCGGCAGTTCGGCCAGACGGGGCGGCCGCCCGCTGCCGTCCTGCTGGGCGTGACGCCGGAACTGGCGGCCTGTCGCTGGCCGGCCGGCACGCGGCTGACGGCGGTCGACAATTCGCGCGCCATGATCGACGCGCTGTGGCCGGCGCCGGGCGTGCCGGATGGCGCAGCCGTGCTGTGCGCGGACTGGCGCGGCATGCCGCTGGCCGCCGGATCGATCGACATCGCGGTCGGCGACGGCTGCTTCAGTGCCGCACCCTTTCCCGATGCGGGGACCATCTGCCGTGAGATTCGCCGCGTCCTGCGCCCGGGCGGGCTCCTGTCGATCCGCCTCTTCACCCGGCCGGAGCGGCCGGAAACGGTGGACGGACTGCGCGAAGCCATCGCCGCGGGCACCGTCGGCAACGTCCATGCGCTGAAATGGCGCGTCGCCGCCCTGGTCCAGCCGCGGATCGAGGCCGGCGCCCGGCTGGGCGACATCTGGGACCTGTTCCAGCAACTGGCTCCGGCGATCGCACCCTTTGCCGGGCAGCCCGGCTGGCGCGCCGACGAACTGGCGACGCTCGACCGCTACCGCGACAACGACCTGCGCTTCTATTTCCCGACGCTGGAGGAATTCCGCGCGGTCAGCGCCCCCTGGCTGGAGGAGGTGGGTCGCGGCCACGGCACCTATCCGCTGGCCGAGCGCTGCCCGACCCTGCTGCTGCGGGCCAACTGA
- a CDS encoding tetratricopeptide repeat protein codes for MQAALERRPDDDALRLKVARGLIGAGDAAAALPHLRRLMQVQPPHLAYWLPMAEALLVTGDLEAARELIERMQRSGVTGDGLDALLRQLAQAEWARYGIRILERPVAMAGLAGDCVQPALRIHILVDSPPGLDTAELASAMARALDLDLGAPPPAQPAEGTAMLLRSLVVALQQAAGLPAFDTGAALPGPGGRGILLLVPYGDEAAARRAAVWAAWAISSLLAVGSGPARWARRLASLARSLPELVEQLRPAASPTGNAIHFLRAAHRMGVPWRRFGAHAYQIGNGARSRWLDSTLTDRTPGISVRLAQDKMVTCAILRRAGLPVPAHELATTVEHAVAVAARLGYPVVVKPLALDGGAGVAAGLEDEAALRRAFADAGAISDTMLVEKHVEGDDYRLVVVDGRVTWAIERVAGGVRGDGERTLAALLEELNADPRRGNGKEASLRRVDWDEEAAHLARRQGLGPDSVPAAGRFVRLRRITNVARGGMPVPLPLERIHPDNIRMAERAAAALRLDLAGIDFIVPDIARPWHAVGGAINEVNARPSLGLITAGHLFPDIIAWMLGGDGRIPIVGIVAGEDAPATDLARRIHRLLCDRGLRAGLAIAAGAWIGDEQVSWADQRGEAGGALLLTDVAVEAAVLHLPREGLAIMGIPFDRCDVLVRLDADGPPDFFEKGLLRRATSALVGLPDALADLADAPAPAVAVQPGPDLAGRLAAAAMGALAGLPAGPAS; via the coding sequence ATGCAGGCCGCCCTGGAGCGCCGGCCGGATGACGACGCCCTGCGCCTGAAAGTCGCGCGCGGGCTGATCGGCGCGGGCGACGCGGCGGCGGCCCTGCCGCATCTGCGCCGCCTGATGCAGGTCCAACCACCGCACCTGGCCTATTGGCTGCCGATGGCCGAGGCGCTGCTCGTCACCGGCGATCTGGAAGCCGCCCGCGAACTGATCGAGCGGATGCAGCGCTCGGGCGTCACCGGGGACGGGCTGGACGCGCTCCTCCGGCAACTGGCCCAGGCCGAATGGGCGCGCTATGGCATTCGCATCCTCGAGCGGCCGGTCGCCATGGCCGGCCTGGCCGGCGACTGTGTCCAGCCCGCCTTGCGGATCCACATCCTGGTCGACAGTCCGCCGGGCCTGGATACGGCGGAACTGGCGTCGGCGATGGCGCGCGCGCTGGATCTCGATCTCGGCGCGCCGCCCCCGGCCCAGCCGGCGGAGGGGACGGCGATGCTCCTGCGATCCCTGGTCGTGGCCTTGCAGCAGGCAGCGGGCCTGCCGGCGTTCGACACGGGGGCGGCACTGCCCGGGCCAGGCGGGAGAGGGATCCTGCTGCTGGTGCCGTATGGCGACGAGGCGGCCGCTCGGCGGGCGGCGGTCTGGGCGGCGTGGGCCATATCCAGCCTGCTGGCGGTCGGCTCCGGGCCGGCGCGCTGGGCCCGGCGGCTGGCAAGTCTGGCCCGGTCGCTGCCGGAACTGGTGGAGCAGTTGCGGCCGGCGGCATCGCCCACCGGCAATGCCATTCATTTCCTGCGGGCGGCGCACCGCATGGGCGTGCCATGGCGGCGCTTCGGCGCGCATGCCTACCAGATCGGCAACGGCGCGCGCTCCCGCTGGCTGGACAGCACCCTGACCGATCGGACCCCCGGCATCTCCGTCCGGCTGGCCCAGGACAAGATGGTGACCTGCGCCATCCTGCGACGGGCCGGCCTGCCGGTTCCGGCACATGAACTGGCCACGACGGTGGAGCATGCGGTCGCCGTCGCCGCCCGGCTCGGATACCCGGTCGTCGTGAAGCCGCTGGCGCTCGACGGCGGGGCTGGCGTCGCGGCCGGGCTCGAAGACGAGGCGGCGCTGCGCCGTGCGTTCGCCGACGCAGGCGCCATCAGCGACACGATGCTGGTGGAGAAGCATGTGGAGGGCGACGACTATCGCCTGGTGGTGGTGGACGGCCGCGTGACCTGGGCGATCGAGCGGGTGGCGGGTGGTGTGCGCGGCGATGGTGAGCGCACCCTGGCCGCATTGCTGGAGGAGTTGAATGCCGATCCGCGGCGCGGCAACGGCAAGGAGGCCTCGCTGCGGCGCGTCGACTGGGACGAGGAGGCGGCCCATCTGGCCCGCCGCCAGGGCCTGGGGCCGGACAGCGTGCCGGCCGCGGGGCGCTTCGTCCGTCTGCGGCGCATCACCAACGTGGCGCGCGGCGGCATGCCCGTGCCCCTGCCGCTCGAGCGCATCCACCCCGACAACATCCGCATGGCCGAGCGGGCGGCGGCGGCGCTGCGACTGGACCTGGCCGGCATCGATTTCATCGTGCCCGACATCGCCCGCCCCTGGCACGCGGTGGGTGGGGCGATCAACGAGGTGAATGCGCGGCCGAGCCTGGGCCTGATCACCGCCGGGCACCTGTTCCCGGACATCATCGCCTGGATGCTGGGCGGCGACGGCCGCATTCCGATCGTGGGGATCGTCGCGGGCGAGGATGCACCCGCGACCGACCTGGCGCGCCGCATCCACCGGCTGCTCTGCGATCGGGGCCTGCGGGCAGGCCTGGCGATCGCGGCCGGCGCCTGGATCGGTGACGAGCAGGTTTCCTGGGCCGACCAGCGGGGGGAGGCCGGGGGTGCGCTGCTGCTGACCGATGTCGCCGTCGAGGCGGCAGTCCTGCATCTGCCCAGAGAGGGCCTGGCAATCATGGGGATACCGTTCGACCGCTGCGACGTGCTGGTCCGCCTGGACGCGGACGGCCCGCCGGACTTTTTCGAGAAGGGCCTGCTGCGGCGCGCCACGTCGGCGCTCGTCGGCTTGCCGGACGCCCTGGCCGATCTGGCCGACGCACCGGCACCGGCGGTCGCGGTGCAGCCGGGGCCGGATCTGGCCGGCCGGCTGGCTGCCGCAGCGATGGGTGCGCTGGCGGGACTGCCGGCGGGGCCGGCATCGTGA
- the ubiG gene encoding bifunctional 2-polyprenyl-6-hydroxyphenol methylase/3-demethylubiquinol 3-O-methyltransferase UbiG encodes MATAQETNDAARSGRAPAVAVSTVDPAEIGRFAAMAEEWWDPNGKFRPLHRFNPVRLAWLRDRIAGQFGRDPTANRPLAGLSLLDIGCGGGLLAEPMARLGASVTGIDATPRNVEVARVHAEEMGLDIDYRFTTAEELAAQGRRFDVVLNMEVVEHVADRDAFLDAASQLLAPGGLMAVATLNRTPKSWLLAIVGAEYVLRWLPRGTHEWRKFVRPSELVARLRHNGLEIQAMTGVAFDPLRDRWSLAAHDLDVNYMLAATKAPGTAPA; translated from the coding sequence ATGGCCACCGCCCAGGAAACGAACGACGCCGCCCGTAGCGGGCGGGCGCCGGCCGTCGCCGTCTCCACCGTCGACCCGGCCGAGATCGGGCGCTTCGCCGCCATGGCCGAGGAATGGTGGGATCCCAACGGCAAGTTCCGCCCGCTGCACCGCTTCAACCCCGTGCGCCTGGCCTGGCTGCGCGACCGCATCGCCGGGCAGTTCGGCCGCGACCCGACGGCCAACCGCCCGCTGGCGGGCTTGAGCCTGCTCGACATCGGCTGCGGCGGCGGCCTGCTGGCCGAGCCGATGGCGCGCCTGGGTGCCAGCGTGACCGGCATCGACGCCACCCCGCGCAACGTCGAGGTCGCCCGGGTCCACGCCGAGGAGATGGGCCTCGACATCGACTATCGCTTCACCACGGCCGAGGAACTGGCGGCCCAGGGACGGCGTTTCGACGTGGTCCTGAACATGGAGGTGGTGGAGCATGTCGCCGACCGCGACGCTTTCCTGGATGCGGCGTCCCAATTGCTGGCACCGGGCGGGTTGATGGCCGTGGCCACCCTGAACCGCACCCCCAAATCCTGGCTGCTGGCCATCGTCGGGGCGGAATATGTCCTGCGCTGGCTGCCACGCGGCACGCACGAATGGCGCAAGTTCGTCCGCCCGAGCGAGTTGGTCGCCAGGCTGCGCCACAACGGGCTGGAGATCCAGGCAATGACCGGCGTCGCCTTCGATCCGCTGCGCGACCGCTGGTCGCTGGCCGCCCACGACCTCGACGTCAACTACATGCTGGCCGCGACCAAGGCCCCGGGGACAGCGCCCGCATGA
- a CDS encoding NAD(P)H-dependent flavin oxidoreductase: protein MEAPSPTAIADGREQLGRLWRRGCEFLGTRYAILGGAMTWVSERNLVAAISNAGGFGVIASGSMSPERLDEEIAATAALTDRPFGVNLITLHPQLLELVAVCAARGVSHVVLAGGLPPGPAVAAIKAAGAKAICFAPALSIARKLVRSGVDAIVIEGMEAGGHIGPVATSVLAQEILPHLHEVPVFVAGGIGRGEAMVSYLDMGAAGCQLGSRFVCATESIAHPAFKKAFLRANARDAVPSIQMDARFPVIPVRALANAATKRFADKQREVILRFDAGELNQKEAQLEIEHFWAGALRRAVVDGDVETGSIMAGQSVGMVTQEQPTAEIIAELVEQAAAALTLRGAGAAR from the coding sequence ATGGAAGCACCTTCGCCCACCGCCATCGCCGACGGCCGGGAGCAGCTCGGCCGCCTGTGGCGCCGCGGCTGCGAGTTCCTCGGCACGCGCTACGCCATTCTGGGCGGGGCGATGACCTGGGTGTCGGAGCGCAACCTGGTTGCCGCCATCTCGAATGCCGGCGGCTTCGGTGTCATCGCGTCCGGCTCGATGAGCCCCGAGCGCCTGGACGAGGAGATTGCGGCCACTGCCGCACTGACCGACCGGCCCTTCGGCGTCAACCTGATCACGCTGCACCCCCAGCTCCTGGAACTGGTTGCGGTCTGCGCGGCGCGCGGCGTCAGCCATGTGGTGCTGGCGGGCGGCCTGCCGCCGGGGCCGGCGGTGGCGGCCATCAAGGCCGCCGGTGCCAAGGCGATCTGCTTTGCGCCGGCCCTCTCCATCGCCCGCAAGCTCGTGCGATCGGGCGTGGATGCCATCGTCATCGAGGGCATGGAGGCGGGCGGCCATATCGGCCCCGTCGCCACCAGCGTCCTGGCGCAGGAGATCCTGCCCCACCTGCACGAGGTACCGGTGTTCGTCGCCGGTGGCATCGGCCGCGGCGAGGCGATGGTCAGCTACCTGGACATGGGGGCGGCCGGCTGCCAGCTCGGTTCCCGCTTCGTCTGCGCCACGGAATCGATCGCCCATCCGGCCTTCAAGAAGGCCTTCCTGCGCGCCAACGCCCGCGACGCGGTGCCGTCGATCCAGATGGATGCCCGCTTCCCGGTGATCCCGGTGCGGGCGCTGGCCAACGCCGCCACCAAGCGTTTCGCCGACAAGCAGCGCGAGGTGATCCTGCGCTTCGACGCGGGCGAGCTGAACCAGAAGGAAGCCCAGCTCGAGATCGAGCATTTCTGGGCGGGTGCGCTCCGCCGCGCGGTGGTCGACGGCGATGTCGAGACCGGCTCCATCATGGCCGGCCAGTCGGTCGGCATGGTGACGCAGGAGCAGCCGACGGCCGAGATCATCGCCGAACTGGTCGAGCAGGCGGCGGCCGCCCTCACGCTGCGCGGGGCCGGGGCCGCCCGGTGA